The segment ATTTCCATGAGCGCATAGAACTTGGGGTCATTAAGGAAAAATCCCTGAAAGTCCGGGTGGAACTTGAGGCCGGTAATGCCCGCCGCGCGCAGCCGCGCGAGCTCCTTTTCCGGTTCGGCGTAATCGGGGTGCAGGGTGCCGAAGGCCGTGACGCGCTCCGACTGGCGCTCCATGTCCATGGCCCAGTTGTTGGCCGGGATCACCTGCGCGGGGTCGGTGGCGGCGGTGTGCACCACAACATGGTCGATGCCAGCGCGGTCGGCGCGGGCAAGCAGGTCGTCAAGCACGCCTGTGCCCTGTGGGTGGATGCCGTAATGGCTGTGCAGCTGGTTGATGGCCTTTTCAGCGATTTTAGGATGGAAAACGTGGGTATGGGCGTCTGTGAACACGGCAAGAACTCCTGCTTGGGTGGCGGTGTTCACATACGCCCGGCACCAAGGGGGGGCAAGAAAAACAAGGCGTGCGAGTGCTTACGCTTGCAGGGAGGAGGGGGTGGGCCTGCTCTCGCACAGTTCCTTGAACCAGTCGGGCACGGGTACGGGCTTGCCTTCCCGGTTCACGGTGGGGTGCACGGTGTAGCCCTGGGCCGTGAGGGTGGACTTGTCTTCGGTGCGGCACTCGTAGACGATGGTGATGCTGGCGCGGCCCCATTGCGCCACGCCGCTATGCACCCACAAGAGGTCGTCGTAGCGGGCGGGGACGCGGTACCTGCACCAGGCCTCGCGCACGGGCAGGATGATGCCGCGCTCCTCCACCACGTTGTAGCTCATGCCGCGTTCGCGCAGGAACTGGCCGCGGGCACGTTCGAAAATGTGCAGGTATTCCCCATAGTACAGCACGCCCATGGCGTCGGTCTCGCCGTAGGACACGCGGTGCCCGTACCAACAGTCGAAGGCAGGGAAGACCTTGGGAAAATCCATGGCGGCTCCTAGGCTTTCTCCGCGCGCAACTGGCGCAGGATCCAGGGTAGCAGTTCGTGCCCGCTTTCGATGACGAGTCCGGTCCCGCGCGCCTGAACCTCGGAAAAGGCGGACAGCCCGTTGGGCTCGCCGTTCTTGCGCCACAGCAGGAAAGGGACCGGGTCCGGGGTGTGGGTTTTTTCGACGATGGGCGTGAAGTGGTCGCAGGTGACGAGGAAAGCCACGTCCTGGTCGGCCAGCGCCCGTCTTAAGGGAGCCACCACCCGCGCGTCAAAGCGAGAGATGGCCTCGGCCTTCTGGGCGGCGTCGCCCGCGTGGCCGCATTCATCCGGGCCTTCCAGATGCACGAAGGCGAAGTCGCCATGCTCCAGGAATGCAAGCGCCGCCTCCACCTTGCCCTCGTAGTTGGTGTCGATGAGGCCGGTGGCGCCAGGAACCTGGACGACCTCCATGCCCGCCGCGCGGCCAAGGCCACGCACCAGGTCCACGGCGGAGATCACCGCGCCCTTGAGGGCGTAGCTTTGGGCGAATCCCGGCAGGAGAAGCGGCCGTCCCTGGCCCCAGGGCCATATGGAGCGCGCTTTGGTGTGACCGGCGGTCTCCCGCAGGCGCTCCTCGGCCAAGAAAAGCAGATCCCACATGCGCGGGCAGCGGGAAAACTCGCGCATGTCGGCGCGGATGGGCTTGTCCGTGATGTCGTGGGGCGGGTTGATGTGCAGGGAC is part of the Humidesulfovibrio mexicanus genome and harbors:
- a CDS encoding acyl-CoA thioesterase, with translation MDFPKVFPAFDCWYGHRVSYGETDAMGVLYYGEYLHIFERARGQFLRERGMSYNVVEERGIILPVREAWCRYRVPARYDDLLWVHSGVAQWGRASITIVYECRTEDKSTLTAQGYTVHPTVNREGKPVPVPDWFKELCESRPTPSSLQA
- a CDS encoding cofactor-independent phosphoglycerate mutase yields the protein MKLLFLIADGMGGWADEHPGGKTCLEAAHTPVMDEMASTGVVGVCRTVPEGMPPGSDVANMSLLGFDPARHHTGRGPIEAAAQGIALDPDDLVWRMNLVNLTELSPSGTMLDYSSGHIATEVSAPLVEDLQAHLGDETFRFIPGVQYRHLLVHKGGASEPEASLHINPPHDITDKPIRADMREFSRCPRMWDLLFLAEERLRETAGHTKARSIWPWGQGRPLLLPGFAQSYALKGAVISAVDLVRGLGRAAGMEVVQVPGATGLIDTNYEGKVEAALAFLEHGDFAFVHLEGPDECGHAGDAAQKAEAISRFDARVVAPLRRALADQDVAFLVTCDHFTPIVEKTHTPDPVPFLLWRKNGEPNGLSAFSEVQARGTGLVIESGHELLPWILRQLRAEKA